Proteins encoded by one window of Micromonospora coxensis:
- a CDS encoding VanZ family protein: protein MGQVWRDWGDVLLATLVAVPVTVLLTALLARRRRDAPTREEAWWRSAAEIGMVAGTLPWVWMILTPRDAPGEVKLVPLVDIVDLADDGASTFVVQVVGNLLVFAALGFLAPVRAAALAGVGRLFLLGAAGSVLVESLQYALDLGRVTSVDDVLLNASGAALAGLLSRRWWAGRRPAPQPPVTVPATSRAETVADQSSR from the coding sequence ATGGGGCAGGTGTGGCGGGACTGGGGCGACGTGCTACTCGCCACGCTGGTCGCGGTGCCGGTGACGGTGCTGCTCACCGCGCTGCTGGCCCGCCGCAGGCGGGACGCGCCGACCCGCGAGGAGGCGTGGTGGCGCAGCGCCGCCGAGATCGGCATGGTCGCCGGGACGCTGCCGTGGGTCTGGATGATCCTCACCCCGCGCGACGCTCCCGGCGAGGTCAAGCTGGTCCCGCTGGTCGACATCGTCGACCTGGCCGACGACGGCGCGAGCACCTTCGTGGTCCAGGTCGTCGGCAACCTGCTGGTCTTCGCCGCGCTGGGCTTCCTCGCCCCGGTACGCGCCGCCGCCCTCGCCGGCGTCGGCCGGCTCTTCCTGCTCGGGGCCGCCGGCTCCGTGCTGGTCGAGTCGTTGCAGTACGCGCTCGACCTCGGCCGGGTCACCTCGGTCGACGACGTGCTGCTCAACGCGAGCGGCGCGGCCCTGGCCGGGCTGCTGTCGCGACGCTGGTGGGCGGGACGTCGACCGGCGCCCCAGCCGCCGGTGACAGTCCCCGCCACGAGTCGCGCGGAGACGGTGGCCGACCAGAGCAGCCGGTAG
- a CDS encoding HSP90 family protein — protein MDRTFQVDLRGVVDLLSHHLYGSPRVYVRELLQNAVDAITARRAAEPDAPARVLVEPPELTGDGTLRVHDTGIGLTEAQVHELLATIGRSSKRDELGFSRHEFLGQFGIGLLSCFLVADEIRVVTRHGDQPTVLWTGWSDGRYAVAPAPPGQERAEPGTTVTLVPRRDADQWFGTPTVTELARLYGSLLPVDVRVGDTPTTAGPPPWPTRPGAPLDRAALIRYAQQTLGFTPFDVVPLAVPEAGLTGVAYILPTPVNPAARAGHRVHLKRMLLTEHADGLLPEWAFFARCVVDATELRPTASRESLYEDTLLAATRDALGDQVRGWLVRLARHDAHRLAEFLQIHHLGVKALALHDDEMLRLVDQWWPMDTNVGTLTLAEFRRRHGLIRYAAGLDEFRQLAAVAAAQDLAVVNGGYTYDTELIERLPTVDRSVLVERLEPSDLTTRFDSLDPQVELALRPFLTGAQRALERLGCEVVVRAYDPVSLPALYLVSRSAAFNDQLAASRDKADELWGGVLDALAASAPPDRPQLVLNHRNPLVRRVTTLTDPELVGLAVEALYGQALLLGHHPIRAADAALLNSSFLGLLGRAVPGRSEP, from the coding sequence GTGGACCGCACCTTCCAGGTCGACCTGCGTGGCGTGGTCGACCTGCTCAGTCATCATCTCTACGGCAGCCCCCGGGTCTACGTCCGGGAGCTGCTCCAGAACGCCGTCGACGCGATCACCGCCCGGCGCGCGGCCGAACCGGACGCGCCGGCCCGGGTGCTGGTCGAGCCGCCCGAGCTGACCGGCGACGGCACGCTGCGGGTGCACGACACCGGCATCGGCCTCACCGAGGCGCAGGTGCACGAGCTGCTGGCCACCATCGGCCGCAGCTCCAAGCGCGACGAGCTGGGCTTCTCCCGGCACGAGTTCCTCGGCCAGTTCGGCATCGGCCTGCTCTCCTGCTTCCTGGTCGCCGACGAGATCCGGGTGGTCACCCGGCACGGCGACCAGCCCACCGTGCTCTGGACCGGCTGGTCCGACGGCCGGTACGCGGTCGCGCCGGCCCCGCCCGGCCAGGAGCGCGCCGAGCCCGGCACCACGGTGACCCTGGTGCCCCGGCGCGACGCCGACCAGTGGTTCGGCACGCCGACCGTCACCGAGCTGGCCCGCCTCTACGGCAGCCTGCTGCCGGTCGACGTCCGGGTCGGCGACACCCCCACCACCGCCGGCCCGCCGCCCTGGCCGACCCGCCCCGGCGCGCCGCTCGACCGGGCCGCCCTGATCCGGTACGCCCAGCAGACCCTCGGCTTCACCCCGTTCGACGTGGTGCCGCTGGCGGTCCCCGAGGCCGGGCTGACCGGGGTGGCCTACATCCTGCCCACCCCGGTGAACCCGGCGGCCCGCGCCGGCCACCGGGTGCACCTCAAGCGGATGCTGCTCACCGAGCACGCCGACGGCCTGCTGCCGGAGTGGGCGTTCTTCGCCCGCTGCGTGGTGGACGCCACCGAGCTGCGTCCCACCGCCAGCCGCGAGTCGCTCTACGAGGACACCCTGCTCGCCGCCACCCGGGACGCCCTCGGCGACCAGGTGCGCGGGTGGCTGGTCCGGCTCGCCCGGCACGACGCCCACCGGCTCGCCGAGTTCCTCCAGATCCACCACCTCGGGGTCAAGGCGCTGGCCCTGCACGACGACGAGATGCTGCGCCTGGTCGACCAGTGGTGGCCGATGGACACCAACGTCGGCACGCTCACCCTCGCCGAGTTCCGCCGCCGGCACGGCCTGATCCGGTACGCGGCCGGGCTGGACGAGTTCCGCCAGCTCGCCGCCGTCGCCGCCGCGCAGGACCTGGCCGTGGTCAACGGCGGCTACACGTACGACACCGAGCTGATCGAGCGACTGCCCACCGTGGACCGGTCGGTGCTCGTCGAACGGCTGGAGCCGAGCGACCTGACCACCCGCTTCGACAGCCTCGACCCGCAGGTCGAGCTGGCCCTGCGGCCGTTCCTGACCGGGGCGCAGCGGGCCCTGGAACGGCTCGGCTGCGAGGTGGTGGTCCGGGCGTACGACCCGGTGTCGCTGCCCGCGCTCTACCTGGTCAGCCGCTCGGCGGCGTTCAACGACCAGCTCGCCGCGAGCCGTGACAAGGCCGACGAGCTGTGGGGCGGGGTGCTGGACGCGCTGGCCGCCTCCGCGCCCCCGGACCGCCCGCAACTGGTGCTCAACCACCGCAACCCGCTGGTCCGCCGGGTCACCACGCTGACCGACCCGGAGCTGGTCGGCCTCGCCGTCGAGGCGCTGTACGGGCAGGCGCTGCTGCTCGGGCACCACCCCATCCGCGCGGCCGACGCCGCGCTGCTGAACAGTTCCTTCCTCGGCCTTCTCGGCCGGGCCGTACCCGGACGGAGTGAGCCGTGA
- a CDS encoding TetR/AcrR family transcriptional regulator has translation MAVEQQGRIGANGVAGAGRRRSRRDEILEIAVGLFAARGYHGVSMDDIGAAAGVTGPALYHHFAGKEAMLVAALIPVSEGLLDGGRDRAAGRPGDPRGALESLIDFHVEFALANPAVIALHLHELDRLPDEPRRRIRRLQRLYVEEWVTVLTALHPDLPDGEARVLAHAAFGLMNSTPFLGGEVDRRRRAELLRAATLAALIAPTAPA, from the coding sequence GTGGCGGTGGAACAGCAGGGGCGGATCGGGGCGAACGGCGTGGCGGGTGCGGGTCGACGGCGGTCCCGCCGGGACGAGATCCTGGAGATCGCGGTCGGCCTCTTCGCCGCGCGCGGCTACCACGGCGTGTCGATGGACGACATCGGCGCCGCGGCCGGGGTGACCGGACCGGCCCTGTACCACCACTTCGCCGGCAAGGAGGCCATGCTGGTCGCCGCGCTGATCCCGGTCAGCGAGGGGCTGCTCGACGGCGGCCGGGACCGGGCCGCCGGCCGCCCCGGCGACCCGCGCGGCGCGCTGGAGTCGCTGATCGACTTCCACGTCGAGTTCGCCCTGGCCAACCCGGCCGTCATCGCGCTGCACCTGCACGAGCTGGACCGGCTCCCCGACGAGCCGCGCCGCCGCATCCGCCGGCTCCAGCGGCTCTACGTCGAGGAGTGGGTGACGGTGCTGACCGCGCTGCACCCGGACCTGCCCGACGGTGAGGCACGGGTGCTCGCCCACGCCGCGTTCGGCCTGATGAACTCGACGCCGTTCCTCGGTGGCGAGGTGGACCGCCGCCGCCGTGCCGAACTGCTCCGCGCCGCCACCCTGGCCGCCCTCATCGCCCCCACCGCCCCCGCCTGA
- a CDS encoding acetyl-CoA carboxylase biotin carboxylase subunit, which translates to MIESLLVANRGEIARRIIRTAKRLGVRAIAVHSEADAGLPFVTEADEAVCVGPANPAQSYRNVEAILAAAKSTGAQAIHPGYGFLSENADFARTVEASGLIWVGPGADAISAMGDKINARNLMAAAGVPVAPGTTDPAADLAAAVAAATEIGYPVMVKAAAGGGGMGMAVAADEAALATEYDKVRAFAERMFGDGSVLIERYFPRVRHVEVQILGLADGRVVALGERECSVQRRNQKLVEESPSPAVSPELRERFLAAAVRAGEAVGYRNAGTVECLLDPATQEFFFLEMNTRLQVEHPVTEYVYGVDLVEEQLRVAAGLAPTFDPDALAPRGHAIELRINAEDPKRFLPGPGAIKTWVEPTGEGVRVDSGYVEGNTVTPFYDSLMAKLIVSGNDRAEVIERAKAAVAGFEIAGPKCNLPFFAELLENAEFRSGDYDTGIVSRMR; encoded by the coding sequence ATGATCGAGTCGCTGCTGGTCGCCAACCGGGGCGAGATCGCCCGCCGGATCATCCGTACCGCCAAGCGGCTCGGCGTCCGTGCGATCGCGGTGCACTCGGAGGCCGACGCCGGCCTGCCGTTCGTCACCGAGGCCGACGAGGCCGTCTGTGTGGGCCCGGCCAACCCGGCGCAGAGCTACCGGAACGTGGAGGCGATCCTCGCCGCCGCCAAGTCCACCGGCGCGCAGGCGATCCACCCCGGCTACGGCTTCCTCTCCGAGAATGCGGACTTCGCCCGTACCGTCGAGGCCAGCGGGCTGATCTGGGTCGGGCCCGGCGCGGACGCGATCTCCGCGATGGGCGACAAGATCAACGCGCGGAACCTGATGGCGGCGGCCGGGGTCCCGGTCGCGCCCGGCACCACCGACCCGGCGGCCGACCTGGCCGCGGCGGTCGCGGCGGCGACCGAGATCGGCTACCCGGTGATGGTCAAGGCCGCGGCCGGTGGCGGCGGCATGGGCATGGCCGTGGCCGCCGACGAGGCCGCGCTGGCCACCGAGTACGACAAGGTGCGCGCCTTCGCCGAGCGGATGTTCGGCGACGGCTCGGTGCTGATCGAGCGGTACTTCCCCCGGGTGCGCCACGTCGAGGTGCAGATCCTCGGCCTGGCCGACGGCCGGGTGGTGGCGCTCGGCGAGCGGGAGTGCTCGGTGCAGCGCCGCAACCAGAAGCTGGTGGAGGAGTCGCCGTCCCCGGCGGTCTCGCCCGAGCTGCGCGAGCGGTTCCTGGCCGCGGCCGTACGCGCCGGCGAGGCGGTCGGCTACCGCAACGCCGGCACCGTGGAGTGCCTGCTCGATCCTGCCACGCAGGAGTTCTTCTTCCTGGAGATGAACACCCGCCTCCAGGTGGAGCACCCGGTGACCGAGTACGTCTACGGCGTCGATCTGGTCGAGGAGCAGCTGCGGGTGGCCGCCGGCCTCGCGCCGACCTTCGACCCGGACGCGCTCGCCCCGCGCGGGCACGCCATCGAGCTGCGGATCAACGCCGAGGACCCGAAGCGCTTCCTGCCCGGACCCGGCGCGATCAAGACCTGGGTGGAGCCGACCGGCGAGGGTGTCCGGGTCGACTCGGGCTACGTCGAGGGCAACACCGTCACCCCGTTCTACGACAGCCTGATGGCCAAGCTCATCGTCAGCGGCAACGACCGGGCCGAGGTGATCGAGCGGGCGAAGGCGGCCGTGGCCGGCTTCGAGATCGCCGGCCCGAAGTGCAACCTCCCCTTCTTCGCCGAGCTGCTGGAGAACGCCGAGTTCCGCTCCGGCGACTACGACACCGGCATCGTCTCCCGCATGCGCTGA
- a CDS encoding hydroxymethylglutaryl-CoA lyase has product MPDFVSIREVGPRDGLQNEEPIPTDSKVRLLDALSRTGVRRIEAVSFVHRKAIPQMADADEVWQRATKADGVRYSALVPNTRGAQRALAAGFTEIEVVVSASDTHNKRNVNRSTAESLDDIAELIDLLHGAGARAEVIVATSFGCPYEGDVDPQRVAGIVDRVVRDGADRVAFGDTTGMGTPRRVRELLTAVRDRNAHVPVLLHFHNTRGTALANLLTALELGVTEFDASVGGLGGCPYAPGASGNLATEEAVHMLHDMGIDTGIDLDALIEAAELAEELTGKRLPSGVLRAGPRTRLTPLPT; this is encoded by the coding sequence CTGCCGGACTTCGTCTCCATCCGGGAGGTCGGACCTCGGGACGGGCTCCAGAACGAGGAGCCGATCCCCACCGACTCCAAGGTGCGACTGCTCGACGCCCTGTCCCGCACCGGCGTACGGCGGATCGAGGCGGTGTCGTTCGTCCACCGGAAGGCGATCCCGCAGATGGCCGACGCCGACGAGGTGTGGCAGCGGGCCACGAAGGCGGACGGGGTGCGGTACTCCGCCCTGGTGCCGAACACCCGGGGGGCGCAGCGCGCGCTGGCCGCCGGCTTCACCGAGATCGAGGTCGTCGTCTCGGCGAGCGACACCCACAACAAGCGCAACGTCAACCGGTCCACGGCCGAGTCGCTGGACGACATCGCCGAGCTGATCGACCTGCTGCACGGCGCGGGAGCCCGGGCCGAGGTGATCGTGGCGACCAGCTTCGGCTGCCCGTACGAGGGGGACGTGGACCCGCAGCGGGTCGCCGGCATCGTCGACCGGGTGGTCCGTGACGGCGCCGACCGGGTGGCGTTCGGCGACACCACCGGCATGGGTACGCCCCGTCGGGTCCGTGAGCTGCTCACCGCCGTACGCGACCGCAACGCGCACGTCCCGGTGCTGCTGCACTTCCACAACACCCGGGGCACCGCGCTGGCGAACCTGCTCACCGCCCTGGAACTCGGCGTGACTGAGTTCGACGCCAGCGTCGGCGGCCTGGGCGGCTGCCCGTACGCGCCCGGAGCCAGCGGCAACCTGGCCACCGAGGAGGCGGTGCACATGCTGCACGACATGGGCATCGACACCGGCATCGACCTGGACGCGCTGATCGAGGCGGCCGAACTGGCCGAGGAGCTGACCGGCAAGCGGCTGCCCTCCGGCGTCCTGCGCGCCGGCCCCCGCACCCGCCTCACACCGCTCCCCACCTGA